Proteins encoded by one window of Mariniplasma anaerobium:
- a CDS encoding NCS2 family permease, with translation MERVKKFYASCMNRTKIFFKIEERGSSVVKELLAGVTIFLAMAYILPVNSFMLAATGLPVGGVFLATALSAAIATLIMGLLANLPVALAPGMGLNAFFTYTLVNFGLGYSPEAALAAVLVSGILFLIISLTGLRKIVINAIPQGLKLSVGAGIGFFIAFIGLKNAGIIVGDANTFVTLGNLAHPAVLLALFGLLLVVVLYALKFKFALITSIVATAVVGLVLNALGVAFMPVYDPSGMTGVWSGARETVGAAFGGFSELFSSWNAIVVIFSLLFVDFFDTAGTLMAVGNQAGLINDEGIIEGGDNALIADSIGTIAGAMLGTSNVTSYIESSTGIEQGGRTGLTSVVVAVLFILSIFLYPILSIFNGVVVDTNAFGDAIVYSPVTAMALIMVGTLMFSQLKDIDWDDKAIVITGFFTVIIMILSYSIATGIAVGFIFFPIVKVAQKKAKEVNPVMYVLAILFIFYFVVKFIA, from the coding sequence ATGGAAAGAGTCAAAAAGTTTTACGCATCATGTATGAATCGCACTAAGATATTCTTCAAGATTGAAGAAAGAGGATCATCAGTTGTAAAAGAACTTCTAGCAGGTGTAACGATATTCTTAGCAATGGCTTATATCTTACCTGTTAACAGTTTTATGCTAGCAGCGACAGGCTTACCTGTTGGTGGTGTATTTTTAGCAACAGCTCTATCTGCAGCAATCGCAACACTTATTATGGGCCTACTTGCTAATCTACCTGTTGCATTAGCACCTGGTATGGGATTAAATGCATTTTTCACTTATACTTTAGTTAATTTTGGATTAGGCTATAGCCCAGAAGCTGCATTAGCTGCAGTTTTAGTTTCTGGTATATTGTTCCTAATTATTTCTTTAACTGGATTGAGAAAAATAGTCATTAATGCAATTCCTCAAGGATTAAAGTTATCAGTTGGAGCTGGTATCGGATTTTTTATTGCATTTATTGGACTTAAAAATGCTGGTATTATTGTTGGAGATGCAAATACGTTCGTAACTTTAGGTAATCTAGCGCATCCTGCTGTATTACTAGCACTATTTGGATTATTACTAGTTGTTGTATTATATGCCTTAAAATTCAAGTTTGCGCTTATTACATCGATAGTTGCAACTGCAGTTGTCGGATTGGTTTTAAATGCATTAGGTGTAGCTTTCATGCCTGTCTATGATCCATCAGGTATGACTGGTGTATGGAGCGGTGCTAGAGAAACTGTTGGAGCTGCATTTGGTGGTTTTTCAGAATTATTTTCTAGTTGGAATGCAATTGTTGTTATTTTCTCATTATTGTTTGTAGATTTCTTTGATACAGCAGGTACATTGATGGCTGTTGGTAATCAAGCAGGTTTAATTAACGATGAAGGTATTATTGAAGGTGGAGACAATGCATTGATCGCTGATTCAATTGGTACTATTGCTGGCGCAATGTTAGGAACATCTAATGTAACTAGTTATATTGAATCTTCTACAGGTATTGAACAAGGTGGACGTACAGGTCTTACTAGTGTAGTTGTTGCTGTATTATTTATTCTTTCAATATTCTTATACCCAATACTATCAATATTTAATGGCGTAGTTGTAGATACGAATGCATTTGGTGATGCGATTGTATATTCACCTGTAACTGCAATGGCTTTAATTATGGTAGGAACATTAATGTTTTCACAATTAAAAGATATCGACTGGGATGATAAAGCAATCGTTATTACAGGATTCTTTACTGTAATCATCATGATTCTTTCTTATTCAATCGCAACAGGTATCGCAGTTGGATTTATATTCTTCCCAATTGTAAAAGTTGCTCAAAAGAAGGCTAAAGAAGTAAATCCAGTTATGTATGTATTAGCTATATTATTTATATTTTATTTTGTAGTTAAATTCATTGCATAA
- the rpsI gene encoding 30S ribosomal protein S9 translates to MANTKVQYFGTGRRKSSVARVILSNGKGEFLINDRPFEEYIPSAATRLDVTQPLVLTESEGKYDISVNVNGGGLTGQAGAIRLGITRALLEINPDLRKILKPAGMITRDSRSKERKKYGLKKARKASQFSKR, encoded by the coding sequence ATGGCAAACACTAAAGTACAATATTTTGGTACAGGACGTCGTAAGAGTTCAGTAGCTAGAGTAATTTTATCAAATGGTAAAGGTGAGTTTTTAATTAACGATCGTCCATTTGAAGAATATATTCCTTCAGCTGCAACACGTTTAGACGTTACACAACCACTTGTTCTAACTGAATCAGAAGGCAAGTATGATATTAGCGTTAATGTTAACGGTGGTGGACTTACTGGTCAAGCTGGAGCAATCCGTCTAGGCATCACACGCGCATTACTTGAAATCAACCCTGATTTAAGAAAAATCTTAAAACCAGCTGGTATGATCACAAGGGATTCACGTAGTAAAGAACGTAAAAAGTACGGTTTGAAAAAAGCAAGAAAAGCTTCACAATTCTCAAAACGTTAA
- a CDS encoding PTS fructose transporter subunit IIB — protein sequence MPKIVCVTACPTGIAHTYIAAEMLKVAGKSLGYKMLIETHGAIGVENKLKSDDIKEAIGVIIAADIHIDKNRFEGKKVIEVSTGQAINHPKEIIKRLENLE from the coding sequence ATGCCTAAGATTGTATGTGTAACTGCATGTCCAACAGGAATAGCACACACATATATTGCTGCTGAGATGTTAAAAGTTGCAGGAAAGTCTTTAGGATATAAAATGTTGATTGAAACACATGGTGCAATTGGAGTAGAAAATAAATTAAAAAGTGATGATATCAAAGAAGCAATAGGGGTTATTATTGCTGCTGATATCCATATAGATAAGAATAGATTTGAAGGTAAAAAAGTAATAGAAGTATCAACAGGACAAGCAATTAATCATCCAAAAGAAATAATTAAGAGATTAGAAAACCTAGAGTAA
- a CDS encoding P-loop NTPase family protein, which yields MKIQVVGYSSSGKSTFSKRLSKHYHIEVLHIDTIFFGPDWVERDQKKVEVEIKEFMTKDEWIIDGQYRKLATSRYEMCDQLFLFDFNRFKCLYGAILRRIKYHKKSRDSIADGCIERLNFSFIWWILFSGRKNDSKALMKLYKEKYKNKVVVFKNRRQVNKYLLSIGYDGSLKYE from the coding sequence ATGAAAATACAAGTTGTAGGTTATTCAAGTTCAGGAAAATCAACATTTTCTAAGAGACTTTCAAAACATTATCATATAGAAGTACTTCATATTGATACCATCTTTTTTGGACCAGATTGGGTCGAAAGAGATCAGAAAAAAGTTGAAGTTGAAATCAAAGAATTCATGACAAAAGATGAATGGATTATTGATGGTCAATACCGCAAATTAGCAACATCTAGATATGAGATGTGCGATCAGTTATTTCTCTTTGATTTTAATCGCTTTAAATGTCTTTATGGTGCGATATTAAGACGTATTAAATATCATAAAAAAAGTCGTGATTCGATTGCAGATGGATGCATAGAAAGACTTAATTTTAGTTTTATATGGTGGATCTTATTTAGTGGTCGTAAAAACGATTCTAAAGCACTTATGAAACTCTATAAAGAAAAGTATAAAAATAAGGTAGTTGTATTTAAAAATAGAAGACAAGTTAACAAGTATTTATTATCCATCGGCTATGACGGATCTTTAAAATATGAATAA
- a CDS encoding fructose-specific PTS transporter subunit EIIC, which translates to MKKIVNIYKNFMNGFTYIIPLAVVGGVFLTLNIQIDNPSLFDFGSIAFFLIYPILASFIAFAIGDRPAFVLGLLAGAIVTVKGGGFLSATLIGFSSGYLILLFNFLFKKMPYGIKSLNPVFIYPILGTAIMFFVIQGFEITIFPVEFFVRDIYSNLDKIFIIILVGILSLMMAIDLGGPINKIAYIIGILTILSGNESFVMPAVMIAGMMPPLVIASSALIFKNKYSEKEHILAKRNWLLGLSFITEGAIPFIKKDKKIKYIFILASMTAGIASAFFDVSSLIAHGGILSVIFMNNAFMFLIILVLATLIFGLILGLILKKNEVQM; encoded by the coding sequence GTGAAAAAAATAGTTAATATTTACAAAAATTTTATGAATGGTTTTACTTATATCATTCCACTAGCAGTTGTTGGTGGAGTGTTTTTGACTTTAAATATTCAAATAGATAATCCTTCACTATTTGACTTTGGGTCTATAGCATTCTTTTTAATTTATCCAATTTTAGCGAGCTTTATTGCTTTTGCAATAGGTGATCGACCTGCATTTGTTTTGGGACTTTTAGCCGGAGCAATCGTTACTGTAAAAGGTGGAGGGTTTTTAAGTGCAACACTTATTGGTTTTTCATCAGGATATTTAATTTTGTTATTTAATTTTCTATTTAAGAAAATGCCATATGGTATCAAGAGCTTGAATCCTGTATTTATTTATCCAATATTAGGAACAGCTATTATGTTTTTTGTAATTCAAGGATTTGAAATAACGATTTTCCCAGTTGAATTTTTTGTTAGAGATATTTATTCAAACCTAGATAAAATATTCATTATTATATTAGTAGGGATACTTAGTTTAATGATGGCAATTGATTTAGGAGGACCTATTAATAAAATTGCTTATATCATCGGCATATTAACCATACTAAGTGGTAATGAATCATTTGTCATGCCAGCAGTTATGATTGCAGGAATGATGCCACCTTTAGTGATTGCAAGTTCTGCTTTAATATTTAAAAATAAATATAGTGAGAAAGAACATATCTTAGCAAAAAGAAATTGGTTATTAGGACTTTCTTTTATAACAGAAGGAGCGATACCATTTATAAAAAAAGATAAAAAAATAAAATATATATTTATTCTAGCAAGTATGACAGCGGGTATAGCATCTGCATTCTTTGATGTTTCATCATTAATCGCACATGGTGGTATCTTATCTGTTATATTCATGAATAACGCATTTATGTTTTTAATTATCTTGGTTTTAGCAACACTCATTTTTGGATTAATTTTAGGACTTATATTAAAAAAAAATGAAGTTCAAATGTAA
- a CDS encoding uracil-xanthine permease family protein, with the protein MEKNGLVVGINEKPTPVGRWIILSLQHVFAMFGATVLVPMLTGLDVGVALVASGLGTLIYILCTKGKVPVYLGSSFAYITTISAAIASTGGVSSAYVGLMVVGIVYAVIATIIYFAGSNWLRKLLPPIVIGPMIIIIGLTLAPVAVKNFGLLGMQPLYDNGLYIDLYGAGWKVPLIAFVTFATVVILSIKAKGFLKIVPFVIAIFVGYIASIFLGAVDLKAAFTGVSFFQLPNFQILGTYKLNFSQILVFAPLALVTISEHIGDHIVLGEITGNDFIKDPGLHRTLLGDGIATFVSASLGGPANTTYGENTGVIALTKVGSVYVVGLAAIFAVLLGFFGYIQAFIMSIPWAVIGGMTIILYGLIAANGVKVLIKAKTDLSNMKNLIVVSTMLVIGLGGAFVSFNSQTTLAGMSLAALVGIILNQVLTYLEK; encoded by the coding sequence ATGGAAAAAAATGGTTTAGTTGTAGGAATTAATGAAAAGCCAACCCCAGTTGGCCGTTGGATTATTTTAAGTTTACAGCATGTTTTTGCAATGTTTGGAGCAACAGTTCTAGTTCCAATGTTAACTGGCTTAGATGTTGGTGTAGCGCTTGTAGCAAGCGGCTTGGGTACGTTGATTTATATCTTGTGTACTAAAGGTAAGGTTCCTGTCTATTTAGGAAGTAGTTTTGCATACATCACAACGATCTCTGCAGCGATTGCTTCTACAGGTGGAGTTTCTAGTGCATATGTTGGTTTAATGGTTGTTGGTATCGTTTATGCGGTTATTGCAACTATTATTTATTTTGCAGGCAGCAATTGGCTTAGAAAACTACTTCCACCAATCGTAATCGGTCCAATGATTATTATCATCGGATTAACACTTGCACCTGTTGCTGTTAAAAATTTTGGTTTGTTAGGTATGCAACCTCTATATGATAATGGATTGTATATAGATCTATATGGTGCAGGCTGGAAAGTTCCATTAATAGCTTTTGTAACATTCGCAACTGTTGTTATATTATCAATTAAAGCAAAAGGCTTTTTAAAGATTGTTCCATTTGTGATTGCTATCTTTGTAGGTTACATAGCTTCTATTTTTCTTGGTGCTGTTGATTTAAAAGCAGCTTTTACTGGAGTCTCTTTCTTTCAACTTCCAAATTTTCAAATTCTTGGAACATATAAACTGAATTTTTCTCAAATATTAGTTTTTGCTCCTTTAGCCTTGGTAACAATTTCTGAGCATATCGGTGATCATATCGTTTTAGGTGAAATTACCGGTAATGATTTTATTAAAGATCCTGGACTTCATCGTACGTTATTAGGTGATGGGATTGCAACTTTTGTCTCTGCTTCATTAGGTGGACCTGCAAATACAACATATGGTGAAAACACTGGAGTTATCGCGCTTACAAAAGTTGGCTCTGTTTATGTCGTAGGTTTAGCTGCTATATTTGCAGTTCTTCTAGGATTCTTTGGATACATACAAGCATTCATCATGAGTATACCTTGGGCAGTCATTGGTGGGATGACGATTATCTTATATGGCTTGATTGCAGCAAACGGTGTCAAAGTTTTAATTAAAGCTAAAACAGATTTATCTAACATGAAAAACCTAATTGTTGTATCAACCATGTTAGTTATTGGACTAGGTGGTGCATTCGTTTCATTTAATAGTCAAACAACATTAGCTGGTATGAGTTTAGCTGCTTTAGTAGGTATCATTTTAAATCAAGTTCTAACTTACTTAGAAAAATAA
- a CDS encoding PTS sugar transporter subunit IIA, protein MDILNMIKDSYMNLDLKAKSKTAVIEELAKKLDDAGIVTNLDLLVNDIRIRESLSSTGIGFKIAIPHAKSKYITEPAIVFGKSIDGIDYDSMDGEYAHLFFLICMPENGGNLHLKALAKLSRNLIHESFRLSLEEAKTTKEVLEVLKDIDKEDQYA, encoded by the coding sequence ATGGATATATTAAACATGATTAAAGATTCTTATATGAATCTTGATTTAAAAGCTAAATCTAAAACAGCAGTTATTGAAGAATTAGCAAAAAAATTAGATGATGCAGGTATCGTTACAAATTTGGATTTATTAGTTAACGATATTAGAATAAGAGAATCTTTATCATCTACAGGTATTGGATTTAAAATCGCTATTCCTCATGCCAAAAGTAAATATATAACTGAACCAGCGATTGTTTTTGGTAAATCAATAGATGGAATAGATTATGATTCTATGGATGGAGAATACGCACATCTATTTTTCTTAATTTGCATGCCAGAAAATGGTGGAAATCTCCATTTAAAAGCTTTAGCTAAATTATCAAGAAATTTAATACATGAAAGTTTTAGACTAAGCTTAGAAGAAGCAAAAACAACTAAAGAAGTTTTAGAAGTTTTAAAAGATATTGATAAAGAAGACCAATATGCCTAA
- a CDS encoding APC family permease translates to MQLKKEIGLFSGIAIIAGIMIGSGIFVFGSLILTRVGYALGLSLLVWLIGGIITLFSGLTYAELGTMFPETGGYYVYLKKAYGKKTAFLSGTMNFVLASSGSIALLALVFSDILSYILPVTNYVKWIAAGVIIILSLINYLGVKFGSLVQKIFLVAKLIPLIGIIVIGLFLGTESVTLNFIPEGGLTVTKLFTTIGFGVVGTLWAYEGWTNLNTVSGEMKNVSKDLPKAILIAISGVTIIYVLFTFSIYRLIPLNDLIALSEGGAVLPIPAMMSVFGNTGMYLVFGAVLISVFGALNGSVMVFPRVYYAMALDQTFFKSFKTIDKKHQTPSIAIFGSMVMSLVLLLFNVEQLLTFVVFTGLIFNTLIFASVFIFRKKQPDLKRPYKVWGYPYVPGIAIIGMVGLFIATLVEDLVPSLIGLGVLVVAYLFYTFVIEKKMKKGE, encoded by the coding sequence ATGCAATTAAAAAAAGAAATTGGACTATTTAGTGGTATCGCAATTATTGCTGGTATTATGATTGGTTCTGGAATATTTGTGTTTGGAAGTTTAATTTTAACAAGAGTTGGTTATGCACTTGGATTATCGCTTTTAGTTTGGCTTATCGGAGGGATCATTACATTATTTTCTGGTCTAACTTATGCAGAACTTGGAACGATGTTTCCTGAGACTGGTGGATATTATGTTTATTTAAAAAAAGCTTATGGTAAAAAGACTGCGTTTTTGAGTGGGACTATGAACTTTGTTTTAGCTAGTAGTGGATCGATTGCTTTACTAGCACTTGTGTTTAGTGATATTTTATCGTATATCTTGCCAGTGACTAATTATGTAAAATGGATTGCTGCTGGTGTGATTATTATATTATCTTTAATCAATTATTTAGGCGTTAAGTTTGGATCGTTAGTTCAAAAGATCTTTCTTGTTGCTAAATTGATTCCATTGATAGGTATTATCGTTATTGGTTTATTTTTAGGGACTGAAAGTGTTACGCTTAATTTTATACCTGAGGGCGGATTGACAGTAACTAAGTTATTCACAACCATTGGATTTGGAGTAGTGGGAACACTTTGGGCTTATGAAGGGTGGACTAATTTAAATACTGTATCAGGTGAGATGAAAAACGTATCTAAAGATCTACCGAAAGCTATATTGATTGCTATTTCAGGGGTTACGATTATTTATGTGTTATTCACATTTTCAATTTATAGATTAATCCCGTTAAACGATTTAATAGCTTTATCTGAAGGTGGAGCAGTTCTACCGATACCAGCAATGATGAGTGTATTTGGAAATACGGGAATGTATTTAGTTTTTGGTGCTGTATTGATATCAGTCTTTGGAGCATTAAATGGAAGTGTCATGGTATTTCCAAGAGTTTATTATGCAATGGCATTAGATCAAACATTTTTTAAATCATTTAAAACAATAGATAAAAAGCATCAAACACCAAGTATTGCAATATTTGGATCAATGGTGATGTCACTTGTTTTATTATTGTTTAATGTTGAACAATTATTAACATTTGTAGTTTTTACAGGATTAATATTTAATACATTAATTTTTGCATCCGTATTTATATTTAGAAAGAAACAACCTGATCTAAAAAGACCTTATAAAGTATGGGGATATCCATATGTTCCAGGAATTGCGATTATAGGTATGGTTGGATTATTTATCGCAACACTGGTTGAAGATCTTGTTCCATCATTAATCGGGCTTGGTGTTTTAGTAGTAGCTTATTTATTTTATACATTTGTTATAGAAAAGAAAATGAAAAAAGGCGAATAA
- the rplM gene encoding 50S ribosomal protein L13 yields MKTFMANESTITRKWFVVDAENKTLGRLATEVASVLKGKHKPTYTPHVDSGDYVIVLNAEKIKLTGKKWDKKMYYSHSGYNGGLTSTSAKDVMAKFPTRMVEKAIVGMLPHTKLGASMARKLFVYAGPEHKHSAQQPEKLEV; encoded by the coding sequence ATGAAAACATTCATGGCGAATGAAAGTACGATTACACGCAAATGGTTTGTAGTCGACGCAGAAAACAAAACTTTAGGACGCTTAGCGACTGAAGTAGCATCAGTTTTAAAAGGAAAACATAAACCAACCTACACTCCTCATGTAGATTCAGGTGACTATGTGATCGTTTTAAACGCAGAGAAAATTAAATTAACTGGTAAGAAATGGGACAAAAAGATGTATTATAGTCACTCAGGCTATAATGGAGGTCTTACGTCTACAAGTGCTAAAGACGTTATGGCGAAATTCCCAACACGTATGGTTGAAAAAGCAATTGTTGGTATGTTACCACATACAAAGTTAGGCGCTTCAATGGCGAGAAAACTTTTTGTATATGCTGGTCCAGAACACAAACATTCTGCACAACAACCAGAAAAATTGGAGGTTTAA
- the pyrR gene encoding bifunctional pyr operon transcriptional regulator/uracil phosphoribosyltransferase PyrR, producing the protein MKEIMNQEQISRTIKRMTHEIIEKNSNLESIVLLGILKKGYPLAKILQKNLKDFAGITVDTYPIDIKAYRDDLDTHINKVNQGFNLDKKTVIIVDDVLFTGRTVRAAMDAINNHGRPEKIELAILIDRGHRELPIRADFIGKNIPTSSKEKVIVDLEKQLVTIDE; encoded by the coding sequence ATGAAAGAAATTATGAATCAGGAACAAATATCAAGAACGATAAAAAGAATGACACACGAAATTATAGAAAAGAATTCAAATTTGGAATCTATTGTTTTATTAGGCATTCTGAAAAAAGGGTATCCATTAGCAAAAATATTACAAAAGAATTTAAAAGATTTTGCTGGAATCACAGTCGATACTTATCCTATAGATATCAAAGCCTATCGAGATGATTTAGATACGCACATCAATAAAGTCAATCAAGGATTTAATTTAGATAAAAAAACTGTCATCATTGTTGATGATGTTTTATTTACTGGAAGAACAGTTAGAGCGGCTATGGACGCGATTAACAATCACGGAAGACCAGAAAAAATAGAACTAGCAATCTTAATTGATAGAGGTCATCGAGAACTACCTATTAGAGCTGATTTCATAGGTAAAAACATCCCAACTTCAAGCAAAGAAAAGGTCATTGTAGATTTAGAAAAGCAACTTGTAACCATTGATGAATAA
- a CDS encoding MFS transporter, with the protein MKLNYKTTFYVGLIFFSISMFWQAYDMLIAKTLIDKFGLNQLESGIVMAFDNIMAVILLPLFGALSDKSTHRLGRRTPYIIIGTVVAALAFMMLSFADYRQTEKIKSTDIIEEHYDVAFDDNADITLKSHWYMVIDIMKTERDNTYTSGLISASEYGEWRSTIYLPISTILDAGDQELSVGDQTKVRDLYYKYLSLRAWELTENDPEVFYTFLAILFVALVSMAIYRTPAIALMPDVTIKPNRTKANAIVTFLGAIGGVFSVFVILFSGLNRHAYHSHASVYIIIGTIMLITLGIFLWKVKEPLLVKEKEAKEKAYDIKESDPYENPEKSFNREKRISLYLLLATVFLLFFGYNAVMSKIADYLPKVLNMEFYQLPFIIAQGIVIATILPLGLLSLKIGRKKSMLIGICLLIISMGAIVFIEQNQIILTASIILVAGFGWTLTGVNIYPMVVELSKGKNVGTYTGYYYAASMGAQIFTPMLSGWLMDTYGRIILFPYATVFMVLALITMSLVKHGNTQKIDFKKFFKKKV; encoded by the coding sequence ATGAAGCTGAATTACAAAACAACTTTTTATGTAGGCTTGATATTTTTTAGTATTTCAATGTTTTGGCAAGCTTACGACATGTTAATCGCAAAAACGCTAATAGATAAATTTGGATTAAACCAATTAGAATCTGGAATCGTCATGGCATTTGATAATATTATGGCAGTTATTTTACTTCCTCTTTTTGGTGCTTTATCTGATAAATCTACACATAGACTTGGAAGAAGAACCCCTTATATCATTATCGGCACGGTTGTTGCTGCACTAGCATTTATGATGTTATCGTTTGCTGATTATAGACAAACTGAAAAAATTAAATCTACAGATATTATTGAAGAACATTATGATGTTGCATTTGATGATAACGCTGATATTACTTTGAAATCTCATTGGTACATGGTTATAGATATCATGAAAACCGAAAGAGATAACACATATACTTCAGGATTAATTAGTGCTAGCGAATATGGTGAGTGGCGATCTACAATTTATCTACCTATATCAACGATTTTAGACGCTGGTGATCAAGAATTATCAGTAGGTGATCAAACAAAAGTAAGAGATTTATATTATAAATACTTATCCTTAAGAGCTTGGGAACTTACAGAAAATGATCCAGAAGTCTTTTATACATTTTTAGCGATTTTATTTGTCGCTTTAGTTTCTATGGCTATTTATAGAACACCCGCAATTGCTTTAATGCCAGATGTGACTATCAAGCCTAACAGAACAAAAGCTAATGCAATTGTAACTTTTTTAGGTGCCATAGGTGGAGTGTTCTCTGTTTTTGTTATCTTATTTAGTGGTTTAAATAGACATGCTTATCATAGTCACGCTAGTGTGTATATTATCATAGGGACTATTATGTTAATTACTTTAGGTATCTTCTTATGGAAAGTAAAAGAACCGTTATTAGTAAAAGAAAAAGAAGCAAAAGAAAAAGCATATGATATCAAAGAAAGTGATCCATACGAAAACCCTGAAAAATCTTTTAATAGAGAAAAAAGAATCTCTTTATATTTGTTATTAGCAACTGTTTTCCTACTCTTTTTTGGATATAATGCAGTGATGAGTAAAATTGCCGATTATCTACCTAAAGTGCTAAATATGGAGTTTTATCAATTACCTTTTATTATTGCTCAAGGTATAGTGATTGCAACTATTCTTCCATTAGGTTTATTAAGTTTAAAGATTGGCAGAAAAAAGTCTATGCTTATCGGTATATGCTTATTAATTATTTCGATGGGAGCCATCGTATTCATTGAACAAAATCAAATTATTCTTACAGCTTCTATTATTTTAGTTGCAGGCTTTGGGTGGACACTAACAGGTGTCAATATATATCCAATGGTTGTTGAACTTTCTAAGGGTAAAAATGTTGGTACATATACTGGATACTATTATGCTGCATCCATGGGTGCACAAATATTTACACCGATGTTATCGGGATGGTTAATGGATACATATGGTAGAATCATATTGTTTCCATATGCAACAGTATTTATGGTTCTTGCACTTATTACAATGTCATTAGTTAAACATGGTAATACACAAAAAATAGATTTTAAGAAATTCTTTAAGAAGAAGGTGTGA